In a genomic window of Chiloscyllium plagiosum isolate BGI_BamShark_2017 unplaced genomic scaffold, ASM401019v2 scaf_61901, whole genome shotgun sequence:
- the mrpl17 gene encoding 39S ribosomal protein L17, mitochondrial — translation LQEKDLVSKLFKVLAPRFQELRGGYVRMMQIPTREKDSARMAVIEYKRNPLPPLPTRRPGANEKTLLNQLLKGYREAAATRPVSSAGESQVSPAAQPAV, via the coding sequence CTCCAGGAGAAAGACCTCGTCTCGAAACTCTTCAAGGTGCTGGCTCCGCGGTTCCAGGAGCTCCGAGGGGGATATGTGCGGATGATGCAGATTCCGACTCGGGAGAAGGACAGCGCCAGGATGGCTGTCATTGAGTACAAGCGGAACCCCCTGCCCCCTCTCCCTACCAGGCGCCCGGGAGCTAATGAGAAGACCCTGCTCAATCAGCTGCTGAAAGGCTACAGGGAAGCGGCAGCTACCAGGCCGGTCTCATCTGCTGGCGAGTCCCAGGTGTCTCCTGCGGCCCAGCCAGCTGTTTGA